The proteins below are encoded in one region of Rhizobium sp. 9140:
- the plsY gene encoding glycerol-3-phosphate 1-O-acyltransferase PlsY: MDVFMWPLPALPTLGFLLFGYLLGSIPFGLILTRAAGLGDVRKIGSGNIGATNVLRTGNKKLAAATLLLDALKGTLAAAVGYHFLGPEAGIAAGFGAFLGHLFPVWLGFKGGKGIATYIGVLLGLAPPVVLVFAACWLIVAKITRYSSLAALVATVVVPVVLLVAGYGRIGLLFVVLSVITWIKHRANIERLIAGTESRIGQKG; the protein is encoded by the coding sequence ATGGACGTTTTCATGTGGCCGCTGCCGGCTCTGCCGACGCTCGGCTTCCTTCTTTTCGGCTATCTGCTCGGCTCGATCCCGTTCGGCCTCATTCTAACGCGGGCGGCCGGGCTCGGCGATGTGCGCAAGATCGGCTCCGGCAATATCGGCGCCACCAATGTGCTGCGCACAGGCAACAAGAAGCTCGCGGCCGCGACCCTGCTGCTGGATGCGCTGAAGGGTACGCTGGCCGCCGCTGTCGGTTATCATTTCCTCGGCCCGGAGGCCGGTATCGCCGCAGGGTTCGGGGCCTTTCTCGGGCATCTCTTTCCGGTCTGGCTCGGCTTCAAGGGCGGCAAGGGCATCGCGACCTATATCGGCGTGCTGCTCGGTCTCGCGCCTCCTGTCGTGCTCGTCTTTGCCGCCTGCTGGCTGATCGTCGCCAAAATCACGCGCTATTCCTCGCTGGCAGCGCTCGTCGCCACCGTCGTCGTCCCGGTAGTGCTCTTGGTCGCCGGCTATGGGCGCATCGGCCTTCTTTTCGTGGTCCTGAGCGTGATCACCTGGATCAAGCACCGCGCCAATATCGAGCGGCTGATTGCGGGAACGGAAAGCCGGATTGGCCAGAAGGGATAA
- a CDS encoding dihydroorotase, with translation MTDLVLTNLRIIDPSRNLDETGAILIRDGVILAAGGDAASQGSPEGATVEDCRGLIAVPGLVDARVFVGEPGAEHRETIASAAQAAAVGGITSFIAMPDTDPVIDDIALVEFVMKTARDKAVVNVYPAAALTKGLHGTEMTEFGLLSEAGAVCFTNGREGLHDTLVLRRAMTYAREFGMVIALESRDQYLGAGGVMNEGLLASWLGLSGVPREAEIIPLERDLRVAGLTRAAYHAAKISLPESVDAIALAKTRGVNVTSGISINHLSLNENDIGEYRTFFKLTPPLRGEDDRKAMVQALADGRIDIIVSSHDPQDVDTKRLPFADAADGAIGLETMLAAALRLHHSGEVSLMRLIDALSTRPAQIFGLDAGTLKPGAKADITLIDLDEPWIVSKEAIVSRSKNTPFENARFTGRAVRTYVAGKCVYSL, from the coding sequence ATGACCGATCTCGTCCTCACCAACCTGCGCATCATCGATCCCTCGCGCAACCTCGACGAAACGGGCGCGATCCTCATTCGCGACGGCGTGATTCTCGCCGCCGGCGGCGACGCGGCCAGCCAGGGCTCGCCTGAAGGCGCGACCGTTGAGGATTGCCGGGGCCTCATCGCCGTTCCCGGTCTCGTGGACGCCCGCGTTTTCGTCGGGGAACCCGGCGCCGAACATCGCGAGACCATCGCGTCTGCCGCGCAGGCGGCCGCTGTCGGCGGCATCACATCCTTCATCGCCATGCCGGATACCGATCCTGTTATCGACGATATCGCCCTGGTCGAGTTCGTCATGAAGACGGCCCGCGACAAGGCTGTCGTCAACGTCTACCCCGCTGCCGCGCTGACCAAGGGCCTGCACGGCACCGAGATGACCGAGTTCGGCCTTCTCAGCGAAGCCGGCGCCGTCTGCTTCACCAATGGCCGCGAGGGCCTGCACGATACGCTCGTGCTCCGTCGCGCGATGACCTATGCCCGCGAGTTCGGTATGGTGATCGCGCTGGAATCGCGCGACCAGTATCTGGGCGCCGGTGGCGTCATGAACGAGGGTCTGCTGGCGAGTTGGCTCGGCTTGTCCGGCGTGCCGCGCGAGGCGGAAATCATTCCGCTGGAGCGCGACCTGCGCGTCGCGGGCCTTACCCGCGCCGCCTACCACGCCGCGAAGATTTCGCTGCCGGAATCGGTCGATGCCATTGCGCTCGCCAAGACCCGCGGCGTCAACGTGACCTCGGGCATCTCGATCAATCATCTGTCCCTGAACGAAAACGACATCGGGGAATACCGCACCTTCTTCAAGCTGACGCCGCCGCTGCGCGGTGAGGACGACCGCAAGGCCATGGTCCAGGCGCTGGCAGACGGGCGGATCGACATCATCGTCTCCTCCCACGATCCGCAGGATGTCGATACCAAGCGCCTGCCCTTCGCCGACGCGGCCGACGGTGCGATCGGGCTGGAGACGATGCTCGCGGCCGCGCTGCGGCTTCATCATAGCGGCGAAGTCTCGCTGATGCGCCTGATCGACGCGCTCTCCACGCGGCCGGCGCAGATCTTCGGGCTCGATGCGGGTACGCTGAAGCCCGGCGCGAAGGCGGATATCACGCTGATCGATCTCGATGAGCCATGGATCGTCTCCAAGGAGGCCATCGTCTCGCGCTCGAAAAACACACCGTTCGAAAATGCCCGCTTTACGGGCCGCGCGGTTCGCACCTATGTTGCGGGAAAGTGCGTGTACAGCCTGTAG
- a CDS encoding aspartate carbamoyltransferase catalytic subunit, which yields MDFFPHRHLLGIKGLNERDITGLLDLADEAVKISRQREKKTSTLRGLTQINLFFEASTRTQSSFELAGKRLGADVMNMSVGNSSVKKGETLIDTAMTLNAMHPDVLVVRHSSAGAAALLAQKVSCSVINAGDGQHEHPTQALLDALTIRRAKGKLSRIIVAICGDVLHSRVARSNILLLNQMGARVRVVAPATLLPSGIADMGAEVYHSMEEGLKDADVVMMLRLQRERMAGAFVPSVREYFRYYGLDAEKLKAAREDALVMHPGPMNRGVEIASEIADGPQSVIEQQVEMGVAVRMAVMEALLVSQQQGGLNNQGSRA from the coding sequence ATGGATTTCTTTCCGCATCGCCATCTTCTCGGCATCAAGGGCCTGAACGAGCGCGATATCACCGGACTTCTCGATCTGGCCGACGAGGCGGTCAAAATTTCCCGTCAGCGCGAGAAGAAGACTTCGACGCTTCGCGGTCTCACCCAGATCAACCTCTTCTTCGAAGCCTCCACGCGGACGCAATCCTCCTTCGAGCTTGCCGGAAAGCGGCTCGGGGCGGACGTCATGAACATGTCCGTCGGCAATTCCTCGGTGAAAAAGGGCGAGACGCTCATCGATACCGCGATGACGCTGAACGCCATGCACCCCGACGTGCTGGTCGTGCGCCACTCCTCGGCCGGTGCCGCCGCTCTGCTGGCGCAGAAGGTTTCCTGCTCGGTCATCAATGCCGGCGACGGCCAGCACGAGCACCCGACGCAGGCGCTGCTCGATGCGCTGACCATCCGGCGGGCCAAGGGCAAGCTGTCGCGCATCATCGTCGCCATTTGCGGCGATGTGCTGCATTCTCGTGTCGCCCGCTCCAACATCCTGCTTCTCAACCAGATGGGCGCACGCGTGCGCGTGGTCGCACCGGCAACGCTTCTGCCGTCCGGCATCGCCGACATGGGCGCGGAGGTCTACCACTCGATGGAAGAGGGCCTGAAGGACGCGGATGTCGTGATGATGCTGCGCCTGCAACGCGAGCGCATGGCCGGCGCCTTCGTGCCCTCGGTGCGCGAATATTTCCGCTATTACGGTCTCGACGCTGAAAAGCTGAAAGCCGCCAGGGAGGATGCGCTCGTGATGCATCCCGGCCCTATGAACCGCGGCGTCGAGATCGCCTCCGAGATTGCCGATGGACCGCAGAGCGTCATCGAGCAGCAGGTCGAAATGGGCGTTGCCGTCCGCATGGCCGTGATGGAAGCGCTGCTCGTCTCGCAACAACAGGGCGGCCTCAACAACCAGGGTTCCCGCGCATGA
- a CDS encoding acyl-CoA dehydrogenase family protein, with protein MTVTRPDQTPDDLNQPKPWSGINAYRSDPLLTDVASGLPKVLRDDFDGLGRYVTSPEAQDLARMANQGVPQLRTHGPRGERLDVVDFHPAWHALMRRSMTAGLHSSIWENVPDERGHNHKSRAIRFYLTAQLESGHLCPLTMTSASLAAMAATPMVQKEWAPKILSRKYDASNRPFMQKSAVTIGMGMTEKQGGTDVRANVSTAERVGEGIYRLSGHKWFMSAPMSDAFVMLAQTREGLGCFLVPRLLEDGSANGLRFQRLKDKLGNRSNASSEVEFSETFGFILGAPDGGITTILDMVTLTRLDCALSSAGMMRASLAEAVHYTRGRSVLGRPLVAQPMMTRVLADMALDVAAASALSFRLADAFDRARDSAEEAAYARIMTPVVKYWVCKTAPTLIAEAMECLGGNGYVEERPIARHYREAPVNAIWEGSGNVMALDVLRVLKRGRELFEALFEIIGRDLGPAARKTIDVLRAAISLCERDEGAARLLVEQLALAAAAAELYRLGAGRIADAFMESRLAAGWRSTYGMLDSRFDSAMIVDLLYPASS; from the coding sequence ATGACCGTGACTCGACCTGACCAGACACCTGACGACCTCAACCAGCCGAAACCCTGGTCGGGCATCAACGCCTATCGTTCCGATCCCCTGCTGACAGACGTCGCGAGCGGACTGCCGAAGGTGTTGCGCGACGATTTCGACGGGCTCGGCCGTTATGTAACCTCGCCGGAAGCGCAGGATCTCGCGCGCATGGCCAATCAGGGCGTGCCGCAACTGCGCACCCACGGGCCGCGCGGCGAGCGGCTCGACGTGGTCGATTTCCATCCCGCCTGGCATGCGCTGATGCGCCGCTCCATGACGGCGGGTCTGCATTCCTCGATTTGGGAAAACGTGCCCGACGAGCGCGGCCACAACCACAAGAGCCGCGCCATAAGGTTCTACCTCACCGCGCAGCTTGAAAGCGGCCATCTTTGCCCGCTGACGATGACCAGCGCCTCGCTGGCCGCCATGGCCGCGACGCCGATGGTGCAGAAGGAATGGGCGCCGAAAATCCTGTCGCGAAAATACGACGCTTCGAACAGGCCCTTCATGCAGAAGTCCGCCGTCACCATCGGCATGGGCATGACGGAGAAGCAGGGCGGAACGGACGTTCGCGCGAATGTCTCAACAGCCGAGCGGGTGGGCGAGGGTATCTACCGGCTTTCCGGCCACAAGTGGTTCATGTCCGCGCCGATGAGCGACGCTTTCGTCATGCTGGCCCAGACGCGCGAAGGGCTCGGCTGCTTCCTCGTTCCCCGCCTGCTGGAGGACGGGTCGGCGAACGGCCTGCGGTTCCAGCGGCTGAAGGACAAGCTCGGCAACCGCTCGAATGCCTCCTCGGAGGTCGAATTCTCGGAAACCTTCGGCTTCATCCTCGGCGCGCCCGATGGGGGCATCACCACGATTCTCGACATGGTCACGTTGACGCGGCTCGATTGCGCCCTGTCCTCGGCCGGCATGATGCGCGCCAGCCTCGCCGAAGCTGTGCATTACACCCGCGGACGCTCCGTCCTTGGCCGTCCGCTGGTCGCGCAACCGATGATGACGCGCGTGCTTGCCGATATGGCGCTGGATGTGGCGGCCGCAAGCGCGCTCTCCTTCCGGCTTGCCGATGCCTTCGACCGCGCACGCGACAGCGCGGAAGAAGCGGCCTATGCCCGTATCATGACGCCGGTGGTCAAATACTGGGTCTGCAAGACCGCACCGACGCTTATCGCCGAGGCGATGGAGTGCCTGGGCGGCAATGGCTATGTCGAGGAAAGACCGATTGCCCGGCATTACCGCGAGGCGCCGGTCAATGCGATCTGGGAAGGTTCCGGCAATGTGATGGCGCTCGACGTGCTGCGCGTGCTGAAGCGTGGTCGCGAGCTGTTCGAAGCCCTGTTCGAGATCATCGGCCGGGACCTCGGCCCCGCCGCGCGAAAGACCATCGATGTGCTGCGCGCTGCTATTTCGCTCTGCGAGCGCGACGAGGGGGCGGCTCGTCTGCTGGTCGAGCAGCTCGCGCTTGCCGCCGCTGCCGCCGAGCTCTACCGGCTCGGTGCCGGACGCATCGCGGATGCCTTCATGGAATCGCGGCTCGCAGCCGGCTGGCGCTCCACCTACGGCATGCTCGATTCGCGTTTCGACAGCGCGATGATCGTCGATCTTCTCTATCCCGCTTCCAGCTGA
- a CDS encoding DUF6105 family protein, translating to MKWLLILWGGPVLFLTSWYTLSYNDISFGIFMLSREANDLVFQMYGNVLGIEPETIPPLVARAMIFDSFVVFGLIALRKRKALLSWYRRRRDQSSKDAAARASDASLSSAP from the coding sequence ATGAAGTGGCTTCTGATCCTCTGGGGCGGGCCGGTCCTGTTCCTGACGAGCTGGTACACGCTCTCCTATAACGACATCAGCTTCGGCATCTTCATGCTCTCGCGGGAGGCGAACGACCTCGTATTCCAGATGTACGGCAATGTGCTCGGCATCGAGCCGGAGACGATTCCGCCGCTCGTGGCGCGCGCGATGATCTTCGACAGCTTTGTCGTCTTTGGCTTGATAGCGCTGCGCAAGCGCAAGGCGCTTCTCTCCTGGTATCGTCGCAGGCGCGATCAATCGTCCAAGGACGCTGCGGCGCGAGCGAGCGACGCAAGCCTGTCCAGCGCGCCCTGA
- the ruvX gene encoding Holliday junction resolvase RuvX, translating to MSVMTIEELAGALLPRQAVAGLDLGTKTIGLSVSDLGRGLATPRTVIKRTKFTLDAVALLAFADKEKIAAFIIGLPVNMDGSLGPRAQATRAFVRNMEQKTALPFVYWDERLSTVAAERTLIEMDVSRAKRAERIDSAAASFILQGALDRLASLARAAASLDD from the coding sequence ATGAGCGTGATGACAATCGAGGAGCTTGCGGGCGCGCTGTTGCCGCGTCAGGCGGTTGCCGGGCTCGATCTGGGCACCAAGACGATCGGCCTCTCGGTATCCGACCTCGGCCGGGGGCTGGCGACGCCGCGAACGGTGATCAAGCGAACGAAGTTTACGCTCGACGCGGTCGCGCTGCTGGCATTCGCCGACAAGGAAAAGATTGCCGCCTTTATCATTGGTCTTCCCGTCAACATGGACGGTTCGCTCGGTCCGAGGGCACAGGCGACACGCGCCTTCGTGCGCAATATGGAGCAGAAAACCGCCCTGCCCTTCGTCTATTGGGACGAGCGCCTGTCGACGGTGGCTGCCGAGCGGACGTTGATCGAGATGGACGTGTCGCGCGCCAAGCGGGCGGAGCGGATCGATTCGGCGGCTGCGTCCTTCATTCTTCAGGGCGCGCTGGACAGGCTTGCGTCGCTCGCTCGCGCCGCAGCGTCCTTGGACGATTGA
- a CDS encoding metal-dependent hydrolase, whose protein sequence is MKIKWLGHSAFHIETTKAKILIDPFFSGNPSFDESTRKDAAAGLDYILLTHGHGDHVGDTIALAKETGATVVANADLAAWLGSRGVSALEMGNTGGTIHLKGFSSTFVNALHSSAQITEDGVSHSLGSANGLVLHFDDAPTLYHMGDTDIFSDMALIQELHQPDIGLVPIGDRFTMGGAVAALACQRYFKFGTVLPCHYGSFPIVDQTPDLFIAAMEPATTKVEVPAVGGVVTV, encoded by the coding sequence ATGAAGATCAAATGGCTCGGCCATTCCGCTTTCCATATCGAGACGACAAAAGCCAAAATCCTGATCGATCCGTTTTTCTCGGGCAACCCGTCCTTCGACGAATCGACCCGCAAGGATGCGGCCGCAGGTCTTGACTATATTCTGCTCACGCATGGGCATGGCGACCATGTTGGCGATACCATCGCGCTTGCCAAGGAAACCGGCGCGACCGTTGTCGCAAATGCCGACCTCGCCGCCTGGCTCGGTTCACGTGGCGTGTCAGCGCTCGAAATGGGCAACACCGGCGGCACGATCCACCTCAAGGGTTTCTCCTCGACCTTTGTCAATGCTCTGCATTCCTCCGCGCAGATCACGGAGGATGGCGTCTCGCACTCGCTCGGCAGTGCCAACGGCCTCGTGCTGCATTTCGATGACGCACCGACGCTCTACCACATGGGCGACACCGACATCTTCTCGGATATGGCGCTGATCCAGGAACTCCACCAGCCCGATATCGGCCTCGTACCGATCGGCGATCGCTTCACGATGGGCGGTGCCGTGGCTGCGCTCGCCTGCCAGCGCTACTTCAAGTTCGGCACCGTACTGCCCTGCCACTACGGCTCTTTCCCGATCGTGGACCAGACACCCGACCTCTTCATCGCCGCTATGGAACCGGCCACCACCAAGGTCGAAGTCCCCGCTGTCGGCGGTGTGGTCACGGTCTGA
- the gatC gene encoding Asp-tRNA(Asn)/Glu-tRNA(Gln) amidotransferase subunit GatC, which translates to MSVDLATVKRVAHLARIAVSEDDANRMTGELNAILGFVEQLGEVDVTGVEPMTSVTPMAMKKRDDIVTDGDKADDIVANAPNSDRNFFLVPKVVE; encoded by the coding sequence ATGTCCGTCGATCTCGCCACCGTCAAGCGCGTCGCGCATCTCGCCCGCATCGCCGTCAGCGAAGACGACGCCAACCGTATGACAGGCGAGCTGAACGCGATCCTCGGCTTCGTCGAACAGCTTGGCGAAGTCGATGTCACCGGCGTCGAGCCGATGACATCGGTCACGCCGATGGCGATGAAGAAGCGCGACGACATCGTGACCGACGGTGACAAGGCCGACGATATCGTCGCCAATGCGCCGAATTCCGACCGGAACTTCTTCCTCGTGCCGAAGGTCGTCGAATAG
- the gatA gene encoding Asp-tRNA(Asn)/Glu-tRNA(Gln) amidotransferase subunit GatA has protein sequence MTELTHLTIAEARDRLTARDITAIELTDAYLSAIDAANGALNAYVTVTPEKARAMAKASDERLAAGKAGALEGIPLGIKDLFGTEGVHTQACSHILDGFAPRYESTVTQNLWNDGAVMLGKLNMDEFAMGSSNESSYYGPVKNPWRATGSTDDRVPGGSSGGSAAAVAAFLCAGATATDTGGSIRQPAAFTGTVGIKPTYGRCSRWGIVAFASSLDQAGPIARDVRDAAILLKSMASVDAKDTTSVDLPVPDYEKAIGQSLKGMKIGIPAEYRVEGMPEEIEALWRQGIAWLKDAGAEIVDISLPHTKYALPAYYIVAPAEASSNLARYDGVRYGLRVDGKDIADMYEQTRAAGFGQEVKRRIMIGTYVLSAGYYDAYYLRAQKVRTLIKRDFETAFHAGVDAILTPATPSSAFGIADQDLAADPVKMYLNDIFTVTVNMAGLPGIAVPAGLDAKGLPLGLQLIGKPFEEETLFKTAHVIEQAAGRFTPPKWW, from the coding sequence ATGACCGAACTTACCCACCTCACCATCGCCGAAGCCCGCGACCGGCTGACCGCCCGCGACATCACGGCCATTGAGTTGACCGACGCCTATCTCTCCGCCATCGACGCGGCGAACGGCGCCCTGAACGCCTATGTCACCGTGACGCCGGAGAAAGCGCGCGCGATGGCGAAGGCCTCCGACGAGCGGCTTGCGGCCGGCAAGGCCGGCGCGCTGGAGGGCATTCCGCTCGGGATCAAGGACCTGTTCGGCACCGAGGGTGTCCACACGCAGGCCTGCAGCCACATTCTCGATGGGTTCGCGCCACGTTACGAGTCGACCGTGACGCAGAACCTGTGGAACGACGGTGCCGTGATGCTCGGCAAGCTGAACATGGACGAGTTCGCCATGGGCTCTTCCAACGAGAGCTCGTACTACGGCCCGGTGAAGAACCCCTGGCGCGCGACCGGCTCGACGGATGATCGGGTGCCGGGCGGCTCGTCGGGCGGCTCGGCCGCAGCCGTCGCGGCCTTCCTCTGCGCCGGTGCCACGGCCACTGACACGGGCGGCTCCATCCGTCAGCCGGCGGCTTTCACCGGCACGGTCGGCATCAAGCCCACCTATGGCCGCTGCTCGCGCTGGGGCATTGTGGCGTTTGCCTCCTCGCTCGACCAGGCAGGGCCGATCGCGCGCGACGTCCGCGATGCGGCAATCCTTTTGAAGTCGATGGCGAGCGTCGATGCGAAGGATACGACCTCCGTCGATCTGCCCGTGCCGGATTATGAGAAGGCCATCGGTCAGTCGCTGAAGGGCATGAAGATCGGTATACCGGCGGAATATCGCGTCGAAGGCATGCCGGAGGAAATCGAGGCGCTCTGGCGTCAGGGCATCGCTTGGCTGAAGGATGCCGGTGCCGAGATCGTGGATATTTCCCTGCCGCATACGAAATACGCTCTGCCGGCCTACTATATCGTCGCGCCGGCCGAGGCGTCTTCGAACCTCGCCCGCTATGATGGCGTGCGCTATGGCCTGCGTGTGGACGGCAAGGACATTGCCGACATGTACGAGCAGACGCGGGCGGCCGGCTTCGGTCAGGAGGTCAAGCGCCGCATCATGATCGGCACCTATGTGCTGTCGGCCGGCTACTACGACGCCTATTACCTGCGCGCCCAGAAGGTCCGTACGCTGATCAAGCGAGATTTCGAGACCGCCTTCCATGCCGGTGTCGATGCGATCCTGACGCCTGCCACCCCATCCTCCGCCTTCGGCATCGCCGATCAGGACCTCGCGGCCGATCCGGTGAAGATGTATCTCAACGACATCTTCACCGTAACGGTGAACATGGCCGGTCTGCCGGGCATCGCCGTTCCCGCGGGCCTCGACGCCAAGGGTCTTCCGCTCGGCCTTCAGCTGATCGGCAAGCCGTTCGAAGAGGAAACATTGTTCAAGACCGCGCATGTCATCGAGCAGGCCGCCGGACGCTTCACGCCGCCCAAGTGGTGGTAG
- a CDS encoding GNAT family N-acetyltransferase — protein sequence MVLIRGAREDEVPRLVKIGLAAWEQAVVGFADVTKMRTTAEYSFGSFLRDSWPRTLVVETGGASVGWAARENEDVEVSDLWIMPEHQRQGLGSALAEALRRDMEGTGLPEMTARTHAGNAPAIAFFRHHGFRIAWFSTAYLARLDRDVEQVGLARTLREVESAGDM from the coding sequence ATGGTGCTGATACGCGGTGCACGCGAGGATGAAGTGCCTCGGCTGGTGAAGATCGGCCTTGCCGCCTGGGAGCAGGCGGTGGTTGGCTTTGCCGATGTGACCAAGATGCGCACCACGGCCGAATACTCCTTCGGCTCTTTCCTGCGCGATAGCTGGCCGCGCACCCTCGTGGTCGAGACGGGCGGCGCGAGCGTCGGCTGGGCGGCGCGGGAGAACGAGGATGTCGAGGTCAGCGACCTCTGGATCATGCCGGAGCACCAGCGCCAGGGACTGGGTAGCGCCCTGGCCGAGGCGCTACGCCGCGATATGGAAGGCACCGGACTGCCGGAAATGACGGCGCGGACCCATGCAGGCAATGCGCCGGCCATCGCCTTCTTCCGCCATCACGGCTTCCGGATCGCCTGGTTCTCCACCGCTTACCTCGCTCGGCTGGATCGGGATGTGGAGCAGGTGGGCCTTGCCCGGACACTGCGCGAGGTCGAAAGCGCCGGGGACATGTGA
- the gatB gene encoding Asp-tRNA(Asn)/Glu-tRNA(Gln) amidotransferase subunit GatB, with translation MTLVDVRTPDPKRFIPGATGDWEVIVGLEVHAQVTSHSKLFSGASTTFGNAANANVSLVDAAMPGMLPVINEECVRQAVRTGLGLKAQINHRSIFDRKNYFYPDLPQGYQISQFKDPIVGEGQIVISLGPDRQGNFEDIEIGIERLHLEQDAGKSMHDQHPTMSYVDLNRSGVALMEIVSKPDMRSSDEAKAYMTKLRSIVRYLGTCDGNMDEGSMRADVNVSVRRPGEAFGTRCEIKNVNSIRFIGQAIEYEARRQIEILEDGGKIDQETRLFDPNKGETRSMRSKEDAHDYRYFPDPDLLPLEFDEAFVEALRVDLPELPDDKKERFVRDLGLSIYDASVLVSEKAIADYFEVVSAGRDGKAAANWVINDLLGALNKAGKGIEETPVSPAQLGGILDLIKSEVISGKLAKELFEIVFNEGGDPAEIVEARGMKQVTDTGAIEKAVDEIIAANPDQVAKVQAKPSLAGWFVGQVMKSTGGKANPQAVQALVKAKLGLEE, from the coding sequence ATGACCCTAGTCGACGTTCGCACGCCCGATCCGAAACGCTTCATCCCCGGCGCCACCGGCGACTGGGAAGTGATCGTCGGCCTGGAGGTGCACGCGCAGGTCACGAGCCATTCGAAGCTTTTCTCCGGGGCCTCCACGACCTTCGGCAATGCCGCTAATGCCAACGTCTCACTGGTCGATGCGGCCATGCCGGGCATGCTGCCCGTCATCAACGAGGAATGCGTTCGCCAGGCGGTGCGCACCGGGCTCGGGCTCAAGGCGCAGATCAACCATCGTTCGATCTTCGACCGGAAGAACTACTTCTATCCCGACCTGCCGCAGGGCTACCAGATCTCGCAGTTCAAGGACCCGATCGTCGGCGAAGGCCAGATCGTCATCTCGCTCGGCCCCGATCGGCAAGGCAATTTCGAGGATATCGAAATCGGCATCGAGCGCCTGCACCTGGAGCAGGACGCCGGCAAGTCGATGCACGACCAGCATCCGACCATGTCCTATGTCGATCTCAACCGCTCGGGTGTTGCATTGATGGAGATCGTATCCAAGCCCGACATGCGCTCGTCCGACGAGGCGAAGGCCTATATGACGAAACTGCGCTCCATCGTGCGCTATCTCGGCACCTGCGACGGCAACATGGATGAAGGCTCGATGCGCGCCGACGTCAACGTCTCCGTGCGCCGCCCCGGCGAGGCGTTCGGCACACGTTGCGAGATCAAGAACGTCAACTCGATCCGCTTCATCGGCCAAGCCATCGAATATGAGGCCCGTCGGCAGATCGAGATTCTGGAAGACGGCGGCAAGATCGATCAGGAAACGCGCTTGTTCGACCCGAACAAGGGCGAGACGCGATCCATGCGCTCCAAGGAAGATGCGCATGACTATCGCTACTTCCCGGATCCGGACCTCCTGCCGCTCGAATTCGACGAGGCTTTCGTCGAGGCGCTGAGGGTCGATCTGCCGGAACTGCCCGACGACAAGAAGGAGCGCTTCGTGCGCGATCTCGGCCTGTCGATCTACGATGCTTCAGTGCTCGTGTCGGAAAAAGCGATCGCCGATTATTTCGAGGTCGTCTCTGCCGGACGCGACGGCAAGGCGGCTGCGAACTGGGTCATCAACGACTTGCTGGGCGCCTTGAACAAAGCCGGTAAAGGTATTGAAGAGACTCCGGTTTCCCCCGCGCAACTCGGCGGCATCCTCGACCTCATCAAGTCCGAGGTCATCTCCGGAAAGCTTGCCAAGGAGCTGTTCGAGATCGTCTTCAACGAGGGCGGCGACCCGGCCGAGATCGTCGAGGCCCGCGGCATGAAGCAGGTGACGGACACCGGCGCCATCGAGAAAGCCGTGGACGAGATCATCGCCGCCAACCCGGATCAGGTTGCCAAGGTGCAGGCCAAGCCTTCGCTGGCCGGCTGGTTCGTCGGGCAGGTCATGAAGTCCACCGGCGGCAAGGCCAACCCGCAGGCCGTACAGGCGCTGGTCAAGGCGAAGCTCGGGCTCGAGGAGTAG
- a CDS encoding GNAT family N-acetyltransferase: MFFVRSATERDLAAISVLLGETAHATYDATYGGDKVAEMTAKWHSVAALQANLQRKGSEFVVADDGKRIGGMAYASMSPTLHETAILHQLYVLPAFQRQGIARDLFAELETCFPYAGHMRVEVVTDNAPAIAFYAAHGFTEIGPGSEAWGMPTVEMEKVLDDAR; encoded by the coding sequence ATGTTTTTCGTCCGCTCGGCGACGGAACGCGATCTTGCCGCGATCAGTGTCCTCCTGGGCGAGACCGCGCACGCGACCTATGACGCCACTTATGGCGGCGACAAGGTCGCGGAGATGACGGCCAAGTGGCACTCGGTGGCGGCGCTCCAAGCGAACCTGCAGCGCAAGGGCAGCGAGTTCGTGGTGGCCGACGACGGCAAGCGCATTGGCGGTATGGCCTATGCGTCGATGTCGCCAACCCTGCACGAGACGGCCATCCTCCATCAGCTTTACGTGCTTCCGGCATTCCAGCGACAGGGGATCGCCCGCGATCTGTTCGCCGAACTCGAAACCTGCTTTCCCTATGCGGGACACATGCGGGTAGAGGTCGTCACCGACAACGCGCCTGCCATCGCGTTCTACGCGGCGCATGGTTTCACCGAGATCGGCCCGGGCTCGGAAGCCTGGGGCATGCCGACGGTGGAGATGGAAAAGGTTCTGGACGACGCCCGCTGA